Proteins encoded together in one Spirochaetota bacterium window:
- a CDS encoding lysophospholipid acyltransferase family protein, with product MHTALNVLIEILFFIYRPVFYLIVIVDTTILGIITILLSFFDPTGNTVHYIGVFWSRLNLFLSGVRVRVHNKEYIKKDQPYIVMMNHQSHYDVWAAIGYIPLQLRWVMKMELRRIPIFGLGCERMGHIYIDRGDSHQAHESLKAAGEKIRNGASVVFFPEGTRSPDGKLLPFKKGGFVIAIESRVPILPITGLGSRAILPKGSMAIRPGTIDLIIHPPIDVTGYTQENKEELMERVRAVIQSKLAS from the coding sequence ATGCATACAGCGTTGAATGTTCTCATTGAAATACTATTTTTCATATACCGTCCAGTATTTTATCTTATAGTGATTGTTGACACTACCATATTGGGTATTATCACCATACTTCTTTCCTTCTTTGACCCAACGGGCAATACAGTACATTACATTGGAGTATTCTGGTCGCGCCTTAACCTTTTCCTTTCAGGCGTGAGGGTACGCGTTCACAATAAGGAATACATAAAAAAGGATCAACCTTACATTGTGATGATGAATCATCAGAGCCATTATGATGTGTGGGCAGCTATTGGCTATATTCCATTGCAATTGCGCTGGGTTATGAAAATGGAATTACGCAGGATTCCCATCTTTGGATTGGGATGCGAGCGCATGGGGCATATTTACATTGATCGTGGCGATTCACATCAGGCACATGAAAGCCTCAAAGCTGCTGGTGAAAAGATTCGCAACGGTGCATCAGTGGTTTTCTTTCCGGAAGGCACTCGCAGCCCTGATGGCAAACTTCTTCCTTTTAAAAAAGGTGGTTTTGTTATAGCCATAGAATCCCGGGTTCCTATTCTTCCCATTACCGGATTAGGATCACGGGCAATACTACCCAAAGGGAGCATGGCCATTCGTCCAGGAACTATCGACCTAATCATCCACCCACCAATTGATGTTACTGGCTATACGCAGGAAAACAAAGAAGAACTCATGGAAAGGGTCAGAGCAGTAATTCAGAGCAAACTTGCATCATAA
- a CDS encoding cytochrome c3 family protein, with amino-acid sequence MKGTRSFLLFFLPFVIFAYISFIVFQQACDYAMNVQAKKLLPFNHRTHTTIYGASDCEICHSYDSNGRFNGIPTVAVCKQCHDPNKANNQVFFAGFGDNDKPWESFAQQPDLVYFSHIAVMKNEKKAQCISCHGDKGNSTTTAKIKGKMAMGTCMDCHTALKISNACTVCHD; translated from the coding sequence GTGAAAGGGACACGTTCTTTTCTACTCTTTTTCTTACCTTTTGTTATATTTGCATACATCTCATTTATAGTTTTTCAGCAGGCCTGTGATTATGCTATGAATGTACAGGCTAAAAAGCTTCTTCCATTCAATCATCGCACACATACCACCATATATGGTGCTTCGGACTGTGAAATCTGCCACAGTTATGATAGCAATGGAAGATTCAATGGTATCCCTACGGTAGCAGTATGTAAACAGTGTCATGATCCAAACAAAGCAAATAATCAAGTGTTTTTTGCTGGTTTTGGTGATAATGACAAACCATGGGAATCTTTTGCCCAGCAGCCCGACCTGGTATATTTCAGCCATATTGCTGTGATGAAAAATGAAAAGAAAGCACAGTGTATCTCATGCCATGGTGATAAGGGCAATTCTACTACAACTGCTAAAATTAAGGGTAAAATGGCTATGGGTACATGTATGGACTGCCACACAGCTTTAAAAATAAGCAATGCATGTACAGTATGTCATGATTAA
- a CDS encoding amidase — MSFKEYDLYDATGLAELIKKKKVSPKEVITEAIQRIEKINPALNAVITPMYDNIDATIKELPKGPFYGVPFLVKDLLTSLKGIRMASGCRAYMNYTPDFDSEVAKRYKNAGLAILGKTNTPEFGLVAYTEPEIFGPTRNPWNTALTPGGSSGGSAAAVASGMVPFAGGGDGGGSIRIPSAYCGLFGLKPSRGRVPAGPEYGEIWQGAAVEHVLTRSVRDSAAMLDILQGSDPGAPYVIEPQKMPYSKEIQKSPGKLKIAISTESPIGTPVHPECKKAALEAAKLCQKLGHHVEIDKPTIDGMALAKSYLMLYFGEVAADIQTIGIRYSRKPKLRDVETTTWTLGLLGRTYTAGDFVMALRQWNNAARAMGQFFTKYDVYLTPTTAQPPAPIGSLAPKPIELFASKIMNILGLGGLLKASGIVDQLAVQSLSQVPFTQLANLTGIPAMSVPLHWGPDGLPYGVQFMAAFGQEGLLLRLAAQLEKAKPWFHNRPKLNL; from the coding sequence ATGTCATTTAAAGAATATGATTTATACGATGCAACAGGGCTTGCAGAGCTTATTAAAAAGAAAAAAGTATCACCCAAAGAAGTAATCACTGAAGCAATACAGCGCATTGAAAAAATTAATCCTGCCTTGAACGCAGTTATTACGCCAATGTATGATAATATTGATGCAACCATCAAAGAATTGCCAAAAGGTCCTTTTTATGGTGTCCCATTTCTTGTTAAGGATTTGCTCACATCACTCAAAGGCATTAGAATGGCCAGCGGATGCAGGGCATATATGAATTATACACCTGACTTTGACAGTGAGGTTGCCAAACGCTATAAAAATGCCGGCCTTGCCATTTTAGGTAAAACCAATACACCTGAATTTGGGCTGGTTGCATATACTGAACCTGAAATTTTTGGCCCAACGCGAAATCCCTGGAATACAGCTCTGACACCGGGTGGTTCAAGTGGTGGTTCTGCCGCTGCTGTTGCAAGCGGAATGGTACCCTTTGCCGGCGGTGGTGATGGTGGCGGATCAATCAGGATACCGTCTGCCTATTGTGGACTGTTTGGCCTTAAACCTTCACGGGGACGCGTTCCAGCAGGCCCTGAATATGGGGAAATTTGGCAAGGGGCTGCTGTGGAGCATGTTCTTACCCGTTCAGTGCGGGATAGCGCCGCCATGCTTGATATACTACAGGGCTCTGACCCCGGTGCTCCCTATGTTATTGAGCCACAAAAAATGCCATACAGTAAGGAAATACAAAAATCACCGGGGAAACTAAAAATAGCCATATCAACTGAATCCCCAATAGGCACACCAGTTCACCCTGAATGTAAGAAAGCAGCTTTGGAAGCAGCAAAATTGTGCCAAAAATTAGGTCATCATGTTGAAATTGATAAACCCACTATTGATGGTATGGCACTTGCCAAAAGCTACCTTATGCTCTACTTTGGCGAGGTTGCCGCAGATATACAAACTATTGGCATACGGTATAGTCGAAAACCAAAATTACGTGATGTTGAGACCACTACCTGGACATTAGGCCTTTTGGGTAGAACATACACTGCTGGCGATTTTGTTATGGCACTTCGCCAGTGGAATAATGCAGCCCGTGCAATGGGACAATTCTTTACAAAATACGATGTATATCTAACCCCCACTACCGCACAACCCCCAGCACCAATTGGATCTCTTGCTCCAAAACCAATTGAACTCTTTGCATCAAAAATAATGAATATACTGGGACTGGGGGGACTGCTTAAAGCATCGGGCATTGTTGATCAACTTGCCGTGCAAAGCTTATCGCAGGTTCCTTTTACACAGCTTGCCAATCTTACCGGCATACCGGCAATGTCAGTACCATTACACTGGGGACCTGATGGGTTACCCTACGGTGTGCAATTTATGGCGGCGTTTGGCCAGGAAGGATTATTATTACGACTGGCTGCACAACTTGAAAAAGCAAAACCATGGTTTCACAATCGTCCAAAGCTTAATTTATAA
- a CDS encoding homocysteine S-methyltransferase family protein has translation MNFRERLHKPYPLVMDGAMGTMIFNALPDYKGNLELLTIERPDVIASIHKLYIDAGADIIETNTFGGNALKLYEAGLDSRCEEINKAAATLAKEVARGKAFVAGSVGPTGTLVEPMGLTSAETVYNAFKRQISGLVAGGVDCIAIETMTDLQEARLALLAAKDVTDIPVICSMTFEQNSKTVTGTDIVTGLATLSQMGADVVGANCSMGPDGLVELFKGTIAQLNELGVPLSVWANAGLPELIDGKAVYSLSPKRFASLSLEFAQMGFSIIGGCCGTTPEHIKMLATAVKHILINTKMTKTFNYITSRYTHINVLKHNGLLIIGERLNPTARKQFAAELKENTFTFLRNESKKQQDEGAHCLDINVGVPAIDEVAMMKKAVNVLSNTVTIPLMIDSDNPLVTQAALWQYPGIPIINSISAKKQSFEAMLPLLQKFGSFVVAMCLDESGIHKDAEKRITIGEKLIDLLQLNGIALSRIFVDPLILAESAESGAALETLKVIDHFAKKGIKTSIGLSNISFGLPQRKFINTVFLKLALQRGLFAAIVNPVAIDTDTAKPYTKEELLALDFLEGRDKNASHYIAHFGTGQQKTQQTEKTISILERIFELVVAGNIDDIEPAVNEALQQYDPETIMNSALISALEKVGELYSKGEYFLPQMIASADTMKKGFNLLKPLMLQKKESVLGRIVICTVKGDIHDIGKNIVAMMLENHGFDVIDLGKDVPNEKVIDAIQQYKPDIVCLSSLLTTTMPNMGTIASEIKTQKLPCKLMVGGAVVTKEYADNIGAFYGKDAVEAVAVAKGIVKKL, from the coding sequence GTGAACTTCAGAGAACGATTACATAAGCCCTACCCGCTTGTCATGGATGGTGCAATGGGCACCATGATTTTCAATGCGCTTCCCGATTACAAAGGAAACCTTGAATTGCTCACTATAGAACGCCCTGATGTGATAGCATCAATACATAAACTGTATATTGATGCGGGTGCCGATATTATTGAAACCAATACGTTTGGGGGAAATGCATTAAAACTGTATGAGGCAGGATTAGATAGCAGGTGTGAAGAAATCAACAAAGCTGCAGCAACATTAGCCAAGGAAGTGGCACGTGGTAAAGCGTTTGTGGCTGGTTCAGTGGGACCAACCGGAACGTTAGTTGAACCAATGGGCCTTACATCAGCAGAAACTGTATATAATGCATTTAAACGGCAAATCAGTGGCCTTGTAGCCGGTGGTGTTGATTGCATTGCTATTGAAACAATGACTGACTTACAGGAAGCACGGCTTGCACTTCTGGCAGCAAAAGATGTCACTGACATTCCTGTTATCTGCAGCATGACCTTTGAACAAAACAGTAAAACGGTAACAGGAACCGATATAGTCACTGGGCTTGCTACACTTTCACAGATGGGTGCAGACGTAGTTGGAGCTAATTGCAGCATGGGACCTGATGGCCTGGTTGAACTTTTCAAAGGAACTATCGCACAGCTAAATGAATTGGGAGTCCCGCTTTCAGTGTGGGCCAACGCAGGGCTGCCTGAGCTTATTGACGGCAAAGCTGTGTATAGCCTTTCACCAAAGCGTTTTGCATCCCTGTCACTTGAATTTGCACAGATGGGCTTTTCAATCATTGGCGGTTGTTGTGGCACCACGCCTGAACATATCAAGATGCTGGCCACTGCCGTAAAACATATTCTTATTAATACAAAAATGACTAAAACATTCAACTACATTACAAGCCGTTATACGCATATTAATGTTTTGAAACATAACGGACTACTTATCATTGGGGAACGGCTAAACCCCACCGCACGCAAACAATTTGCTGCTGAACTTAAAGAAAATACATTTACCTTCCTGCGTAATGAATCAAAAAAACAGCAGGATGAAGGAGCTCATTGCCTTGATATTAACGTTGGCGTTCCTGCAATCGATGAAGTTGCCATGATGAAAAAAGCAGTAAATGTGTTAAGCAATACCGTAACTATACCCCTTATGATTGATTCAGATAACCCACTGGTGACTCAGGCTGCGTTGTGGCAATACCCGGGAATACCAATTATTAACTCCATCAGCGCAAAGAAGCAAAGCTTTGAGGCTATGCTTCCGCTTTTACAAAAATTTGGCAGCTTTGTGGTAGCAATGTGCCTGGATGAAAGCGGCATTCACAAAGATGCAGAAAAACGCATTACCATTGGGGAAAAGCTCATCGATTTACTACAACTCAATGGCATTGCCCTGTCACGCATTTTTGTTGACCCGCTTATTTTGGCTGAAAGTGCAGAAAGCGGTGCAGCACTGGAAACACTAAAAGTTATTGATCACTTTGCAAAAAAGGGAATTAAAACAAGTATTGGGTTAAGCAATATATCGTTTGGCCTACCACAGCGTAAATTTATCAATACTGTATTTTTAAAATTAGCTCTGCAAAGGGGGCTTTTTGCTGCAATAGTAAATCCAGTTGCTATCGATACCGATACTGCAAAACCGTACACTAAAGAAGAACTGCTGGCGCTGGATTTCCTTGAAGGAAGAGATAAGAATGCGTCGCACTATATTGCACATTTTGGAACAGGCCAGCAGAAAACACAACAAACTGAAAAGACTATATCCATACTTGAAAGGATATTTGAACTTGTTGTTGCAGGAAATATCGATGATATTGAACCAGCAGTAAATGAAGCATTGCAGCAATATGATCCTGAAACAATCATGAACAGTGCATTAATTTCTGCACTTGAAAAAGTTGGCGAATTATATAGCAAAGGCGAATATTTCCTACCCCAGATGATTGCATCTGCTGATACAATGAAGAAAGGTTTTAATCTATTAAAGCCGCTGATGCTGCAAAAGAAGGAATCGGTGCTGGGCAGGATAGTAATCTGCACCGTAAAAGGTGATATACACGACATTGGTAAAAATATCGTTGCCATGATGCTTGAAAATCACGGCTTTGATGTGATTGACTTAGGCAAGGATGTGCCCAATGAAAAAGTAATAGATGCAATACAACAGTATAAACCGGATATTGTGTGTTTAAGTTCGCTTTTAACAACTACTATGCCTAATATGGGTACTATTGCAAGTGAAATTAAAACCCAGAAGCTGCCATGTAAACTGATGGTGGGTGGTGCAGTAGTTACAAAAGAATATGCTGACAACATTGGTGCGTTTTACGGCAAGGACGCTGTGGAAGCCGTTGCTGTGGCAAAGGGTATTGTGAAAAAATTGTAA